A window of Zonotrichia leucophrys gambelii isolate GWCS_2022_RI chromosome 11, RI_Zleu_2.0, whole genome shotgun sequence contains these coding sequences:
- the HSF4 gene encoding heat shock factor protein 4: protein MQDSPSSLVMDGYSSNVPAFLTKLWTLVEDPETNHLICWSSNGTSFHVFDQGRFAKEVLPKYFKHNNMASFVRQLNMYGFRKVVNIEQGGLVKPERDDTEFQHLCFLQGHEHLLEHIKRKVSVVKSEETKMRQEDLSRLLYEVQILRSQQENMECQVQDMKQQNEVLWREVVSLRQNHSQQQKVINKLIQFLFGQLQSSPSSSGIKRKLPLMLDNGISAPPVPKFSRHLSPEPLHEPYFIQSPSTEPASCLNSPAIAGGPIISDVTEASPSSIMNMQSPPENDREKCLMLIKEEPVSPGVKGSAEPEVPLPGCRACSEPPVLPVAMVQSVLEGKGSCAAAPPGTSQAPERRGRRALLDRTDISDPLEGTDWSLEGLQLLLRSQQYSLEPASLLDVFNPNLSLSEWNVTEMEASLPPMQRLTVDLEKSATELPPKVFNPSFNTTCPGKDVILESAQQFLLDRQSIFGNDLLSLPENPSLYVPSENIASYMSSGGVQGDIPLNLSSSTDNSQ from the exons AATGGCACCAGCTTCCATGTGTTCGACCAAGGCCGCTTTGCCAAGGAGGTGCTGCCCAAGTATTTCAAGCACAACAATATGGCCAGCTTTGTCAGGCAGCTGAACATGT ATGGCTTCAGGAAGGTGGTGAACATCGAGCAGGGCGGGCTGGTCAAGCCTGAGAGGGACGACACTGAGTTCCAGcacctctgcttcctgcagggcCACGAGCACCTCCTGGAGCACATCAAGAGGAAG GTGTCAGTAGTGAAAAGTGAGGAGACCAAGATGCGCCAGGAGGACCTCAGCAGGTTGCTATACGAGGTACAGATTCTGAGAAGTCAGCAGGAGAACATGGAGTGTCAAGTGCAGGACATGAAGCA ACAAAATGAAGTTCTTTGGCGGGAAGTTGTTTCTTTGCGGCAGAATCACTCACAGCAACAGAAAGTCATCAACAAG CTGATTCAGTTTCTGTTTGGCCAGCTCCAATcaagccccagcagctctgggataaAGAGGAAGCT ACCTCTGATGCTTGACAACGGGATCTCAGCTCCACCAGTGCCCAAGTTCAGCAGACAtttgtccccagagcccctccaCGAGCCCTACTTCATCCAGTCG CCCTCGACAGAGCCTGCCTCTTGCTTAAACAGCCCTGCAATTGCTGGAGGACCCATCATATCTGATGTTACTGAAGCATCACCATCCAGCATCATGAATATGCAATCCCCTCCTGAAAATGACAG ggagaagtGCCTGATGCTGATCAAGGAGGAGCCAGTGAGCCCTGGGGTGAAGGGCAGCGCCGAGCCCGAGGTGCCCCTGCCCGGCTGCCGCGCCTGCTCCGAGCCCCCGGTGCTGCCCGTGGCCATGGTCCAGTCTGTCCTGGAGGGCaagggcagctgtgctgcagcacccccagggacctCCCAGGCACctgagaggagaggcaggagggccCTGCTGGACAG AACAGATATTTCAGACCCGTTGGAGGGCACTGACTGgagcctggaggggctgcagctgctgctgaggagccagCAGTACAGCCTGGAGCCTGCCAGCCTCTTGGAT GTCTTTAATCCCAATTTATCTCTGAGTGAGTGGAATGTGACTGAAATGGAAGCCAGTCTGCCCCCG ATGCAGCGACTCACAGTGGATCTGGAGAAGAGTGCAACTGAGTTGCCCCCAAAAGTGTTCAACCCATCATTCAACACCACCTGCCCAG GGAAAGATGTCATCCTTGAGAGTGCCCAGCAGTTCCTCCTCGACCGTCAGTCCATCTTTGGGAATGACCTCCTCAGCTTGCCTGAAAATCCCTCACTTTATGTTCCTTCTGAAAATATAGCTTCCTACATGTCCTCTGGGGGTGTCCAAGGGGATATCCCTCTAAACCTGAGTTCTTCCACGGACAACAGCCAGTGA